From Andrena cerasifolii isolate SP2316 chromosome 12, iyAndCera1_principal, whole genome shotgun sequence, a single genomic window includes:
- the Clc-a gene encoding chloride channel protein 2 isoform X2: MEQCNLIFLAFHLKLFARVTYLSAGSRLGIVSFSRNLPFRGSRRSRLLFFEMTDRWPSDSASQSLWDSAKLLFQVMYGRYTKDLGEYAKEEARKLKYHDKARRKYDKTRAEDLRKSRSRGPLCRKLLALLAFAWKHTGARLGEDWVFLALLGVIMALISYAMDRGISMCNNARIWLYQDLTHNPALQYIAWVSLPVCLILFSAGFVHIVAPQSIGSGIPEMKTILRGVALKEYLTFRTLIAKFLVSSLPLCMPHSSGNIGTTVAFRNLALQASSGPAPKQVIGLTATLGSGLPLGKEGPFVHIASIVATLLSKLVTSFQGIYENESRNCEMLAAACAVGVAACFAAPIGGVLFSIEVTTVYFAVRNYWRGFFAAVCGATMFRLLAIWFQREETITAMFATNFTMDFPFDPQELFVFALIGVGSGLGGAFYVWLHRQYVIFMRKNKSMNSFLQKNRFLYPGIVSLLVSSVSFPLGLGQFMAGDLNTHDQVYGLFTNFTWTKQEVGVEEMNIVKHWSTQYTDVFTGLLGFVAFTFIFSIISSTVPVPSGIFIPVFKIGAALGRAVGEAMALWFPNGVRYGGIITPIIPGGYAAVGAAAFSGAVTHTISVSVIIFEMTGQITHIVPIMIAVLISNAIAALLQPSIYDSIILIKKLPYLPDLLPSSSGMYNIYVEDFMVRGVRYIWHGITYQKLKEILKENRKLRGFPLVDNPDSMILLGSVQRLELIKLIEKHIGRERRLQVAQMWQKEAEERAREEMERQLRDQERTRRPSRFEVIPAPDILKMQRQSVNDLTMSPNNTAGPDHHTYHSPVFGSQPKKSILKKTNSFTLKGFSPLVSPAATPYTTVTGAESRIRLAFEAIFRKSATLQDVDPDPEIGSVTGTRRESQDGINVTSHTPMLAPSPATSKKVQLPRERVIDMSAEDQKQWEESEMALEVDFSRCHIDPAPFQLVERTSLLKVHSLFSMVGVNHAYVTAIGRLVGVVGLKELRKAIEDANAGILPMHADPHIAVSSSSIAKSETDTESKNASTMNSIASVECEKVEKV, encoded by the exons ATGGAGCAGTGTAATCTTATTTTCCTCGCATTCCATCTGAAATTGTTTGCTCGAGTCACCTACCTTTCAGCGGGATCTAGACTGGGAATCGTATCGTTCAGTCGAAACCTGCCATTCCGTGGCTCGCGACGCTCGCGTCTCCTCTTCTTTGAGATGACAGATCGGTGGCCGAGCGATAGCGCGTCTCAATCGCTCTGGGACAGTGCGAAATTGCTTTTCCAAGTA ATGTATGGTCGGTACACGAAGGACCTGGGTGAGTACGCAAAGGAAGAGGCGCGGAAGCTCAAGTACCACGACAAAGCGCGACGGAAGTATGACAAGACCAGAGCGGAGGATCTACGGAAGTCGAGAAGCCGGGGACCCCTGTGCAGGAAGCTGCTCGCCTTGCTGGCCTTCGCCTGGAAGCACACCGGAGCTAGGCTAGGCGAGGACTGGGTCTTCCTGGCCCTGCTCGGCGTTATCATGGCGCTGATCAGCTACGCCATGGACCGCGGCATTTCGATGTGCAACAACG CCAGGATATGGCTTTATCAGGACCTGACGCACAACCCAGCGCTTCAGTACATCGCCTGGGTGTCTCTGCCAGTGTGTCTGATCCTCTTCAGCGCCGGTTTTGTGCACATCGTTGCACCCCAGAGCATAGGGTCTGGGATCCCAGAGATGAAGACCATCCTGCGCGGGGTGGCCCTCAAGGAGTACCTCACCTTTCGTACTCTAATCGCCAAG TTCCTCGTCTCCTCGCTCCCCCTCTGCATGCCCCACTCTTCTGGGAACATCGGAACCACGGTGGCATTTCGAAATCTCGCGTTGCAAGCTTCTTCTGGGCCTGCCCCAAAACAGGTGATAGGTCTGACCGCGACCCTGGGCTCCGGCTTGCCCCTGGGCAAGGAAGGTCCGTTCGTGCACATCGCCAGCATCGTGGCCACCCTGCTGTCGAAACTGGTCACCAGCTTCCAGGGTATCTACGAGAACGAGAGTCGAAACTGCGAGATGCTGGCCGCAGCTTGCGCGGTGGGTGTCGCGGCCTGCTTCGCCGCCCCGATCGGGGGTGTCCTCTTCAGCATCGAGGTCACCACCGTCTACTTCGCCGTTCGCAACTACTGGCGTGGGTTCTTCGCGGCCGTCTGCGGCGCCACCATGTTCCGCTTGCTCGCGATCTGGTTCCAGAGGGAGGAAACCATCACCGCGATGTTCGCCACCAACTTCACCATGGACTTCCCGTTCGATCCCCAAGAGCTGTTCGTCTTCGCCCTGATCGGCGTTGGCAGCGGCTTGGGCGGTGCTTTTTACGTCTGGCTCCACAGGCAGTACGTGATCTTCATGAGGAAGAACAAGAGCATGAACAGCTTCCTGCAGAAGAA TCGTTTCTTGTACCCTGGCATCGTCTCTCTTCTGGTGTCATCCGTGTCCTTCCCCCTGGGCCTGGGGCAGTTCATGGCAGGCGACTTGAATACCCACGACCAAGTCTACGGCCTGTTCACCAATTTCACCTGGACCAAACAAGAGGTAGGCGTGGAGGAGATGAACATAGTCAAGCATTGGTCCACCCAATACACCGACGTGTTCACCGGGCTCCTTGGCTTCGTTGCGTTCACG TTCATCTTTTCCATTATAAGCTCGACGGTGCCCGTGCCATCGGGGATCTTCATACCCGTGTTCAAGATCGGTGCCGCGCTAGGTAGAGCCGTGGGCGAGGCTATGGCACTGTGGTTCCCGAACGGTGTTCGTTACGGTGGCATAATAACCCCCATTATACCAG GGGGTTACGCCGCCGTTGGAGCGGCTGCTTTCTCCGGCGCGGTCACCCACACCATCTCCGTCAGCGTCATCATCTTCGAGATGACCGGCCAGATCACCCATATAGTCCCTATCATGATCGCCGTGCTAATCAGCAACGCGATCGCCGCCCTTCTGCAGCCCAGCATATACGACAGCATTATTCTGATCAAGAAGCTGCCCTACTTGCCGGACCTGTTACCCTCCAGCTCAG GGATGTACAACATCTACGTCGAGGACTTCATGGTCCGCGGTGTTAGGTACATCTGGCACGGTATCACGTACCAGAAGCTGAAGGAGATTCTGAAGGAGAACCGCAAACTGCGCGGCTTTCCGTTAGTCGACAATCCGGATTCGATGATCTTGCTGGGGTCCGTTCAGAGGCTGGAGCTGATCAAGCTGATCGAGAAGCATATAGGTCGCGAGAGAAGGCTACAG GTGGCCCAAATGTGGCAGAAGGAAGCAGAGGAGAGGGCTCGCGAGGAAATGGAACGGCAGCTGAGGGATCAGGAGAGAACGAGGAGGCCGTCCAGGTTCGAGGTGATCCCAGCGCCAGATATCCTGAAGATGCAGAGGCAAAGCGTGAACGATCTAACGATGTCCCCAAACAACACCGCCGGCCCCGATCAC CACACCTACCACTCGCCTGTATTCGGGTCGCAGCCCAAGAAATCGATCCTCAAGAAGACCAACTCGTTCACGCTGAAAGGGTTCAGCCCTCTGGTCAGCCCCGCCGCCACTCCTTACACCACTGTCACCGGGGCAGAGAGCAG GATACGCCTGGCCTTCGAAGCGATCTTCCGCAAGTCAGCCACCCTGCAGGACGTAGATCCTGACCCAGAAATAGGATCTGTAACCGGCACGAGACGCGAAAGCCAGGACGGCATAAACGTGACATCGCACACGCCCATGCTGGCGCCGAGTCCAGCCACTTCGAAGAAAGTGCAGCTG CCGCGCGAGAGAGTGATAGACATGTCGGCGGAGGACCAGAAGCAATGGGAGGAGAGCGAAATGGCTTTGGAGGTGGACTTCTCCAGGTGCCACATCGACCCGGCACCCTTCCAGCTGGTCGAGAGGACCTCCCTGCTCAAGGTGCACAGCCTCTTCAGCATGGTGGGCGTGAATCACGCCTACGTCACGGCTATCGGGAGACTAGTCGGCGTTGTGGGACTGAAAGAG CTACGAAAGGCGATAGAGGACGCGAACGCAGGCATCCTGCCGATGCACGCGGACCCCCACATTGCTGTGTCCAGCTCGAGCATCGCCAAAAGCGAGACAGACACCGAGAGCAAAAATGCCAGCACGATGAACTCCATCGCGTCCGTGGAGTGCGAGAAAGTGGAGAAGGTCTGA